A section of the Metabacillus endolithicus genome encodes:
- a CDS encoding YrhC family protein — translation MTKKKLQALMMDFKHYAFILLAVSVFLYIGVVIPDEGKQELYDTVLMVTTVLFLIGSFLCFKKSLHFKKQLDQIEEH, via the coding sequence ATGACTAAGAAAAAGCTACAGGCACTTATGATGGATTTTAAGCACTATGCCTTTATTCTATTGGCCGTTAGTGTTTTCTTATATATTGGTGTTGTAATTCCTGACGAAGGAAAACAAGAACTTTATGACACTGTCCTAATGGTTACAACTGTATTGTTTTTAATTGGATCATTCCTATGTTTTAAAAAGTCCTTACATTTTAAAAAACAGTTAGATCAAATAGAGGAACATTAA
- a CDS encoding DUF2536 family protein has product MNLQLDLLKDKIEFFEAQTIKDLEKKINEQIVHNQAILLHVHSVSHQMHVNEEGKKFYSAVVHFKANF; this is encoded by the coding sequence ATGAATTTACAATTAGATTTACTTAAAGATAAGATAGAGTTTTTTGAGGCACAAACGATAAAAGACCTTGAGAAGAAAATAAATGAACAAATTGTTCATAACCAAGCTATTTTATTGCATGTTCACTCAGTATCACATCAGATGCACGTGAACGAGGAAGGGAAAAAATTTTACAGTGCTGTTGTTCATTTTAAAGCAAACTTTTAA
- a CDS encoding YrrS family protein produces MSNQHLNSSRYEKRDKKRKTNIVLNTLIGIVLVLIFVIGSQLILGANQSEKTAKYNEQPDIQVASEENKAEEENPDTDKEENQKENSDKNTEDGSEEAKQEDTDEDMDQKEETESEIEDSFDEATITEGDPESGIAETIESSGWAPIGTSQSEPHSANYTKGSQDWNEMTKALSYATGIPESDMIIWYLGNNGGPNDAAGTISPKDQSVKYKVYITWVENEGWMPTKIEKLQ; encoded by the coding sequence TTGAGTAATCAACATTTAAACAGCTCTCGTTATGAAAAAAGAGATAAGAAAAGAAAAACAAATATAGTACTAAACACTTTAATTGGTATTGTATTAGTCCTTATTTTTGTTATTGGCTCTCAACTTATCTTGGGTGCAAACCAATCTGAAAAAACAGCTAAATACAATGAACAACCAGATATACAAGTGGCAAGTGAAGAAAATAAAGCTGAAGAGGAAAACCCTGATACCGATAAGGAAGAAAATCAAAAAGAGAATTCAGATAAAAACACCGAAGATGGCAGCGAAGAAGCTAAACAAGAAGATACTGATGAAGATATGGATCAGAAAGAAGAAACTGAATCAGAAATTGAAGATTCATTTGATGAAGCAACCATTACCGAGGGAGATCCAGAATCAGGTATTGCAGAAACAATTGAAAGTTCTGGATGGGCACCAATTGGGACTTCTCAATCAGAGCCTCATTCAGCAAACTATACTAAGGGTTCACAGGATTGGAATGAGATGACAAAGGCTTTGAGCTATGCAACAGGTATTCCTGAATCAGATATGATTATTTGGTATCTTGGTAATAATGGTGGACCAAATGATGCAGCAGGAACAATTTCACCAAAAGATCAATCTGTAAAATATAAAGTGTATATTACATGGGTTGAGAATGAAGGCTGGATGCCTACAAAAATAGAAAAATTACAATAA
- a CDS encoding peptidoglycan D,D-transpeptidase FtsI family protein yields MNPNRRMLVVGIFFILMLCATLYRLADIQLIHTESFSKKGVNLVQESVNQRTQEVVIDDGRGRFVDRNGESIQKHAEPSLVLFPFLKETSWPAEELSKIVNISSDELKGLVSGTKEPVVLSKDDGLRLTKAELEKINELEIPGVFGIYRQTLLDESLGEHIIGITGENAERLREKYPDRTDLSYKTKIGVTGLEKAFDEFLLPDAETKLLYHVDGDGHPLFGINVKYIADSNPFYPVTVQTTIDKNIQEMAEKVLDKQKVEKGGLVLLDIENNEILSMVSRPTLNRSESTTLTNYMLQPLFPGSVFKTVISAAAIEYGLDDATRQFNCSLNLYGEDDGGQDDGQLSFERSFAKSCNYTFTTLAEELMEKDKNVIENTADKLGLIGPAGWSGEVFHYENFKQLPDEKTGNIWGDEKDKSVAKAIDQTAIGQKNVKITPLAIANMMATIARGGQKEQIKIVKNILYKNGTNMFSFTSNSLGGEELSPITASKLQKLLRLVVTDPEGTGRRFQTSSFEVSGKSGTAQTGKKDENGHTLYNKWFAGYFPSSNPRYALVVVEMDTTSAEAGTNAAFYDVAEEMSKIDERKN; encoded by the coding sequence ATGAATCCAAATAGAAGAATGCTTGTTGTAGGTATTTTCTTTATACTCATGCTATGTGCTACTTTATACAGGTTAGCGGATATCCAATTAATTCACACAGAATCATTTTCGAAAAAAGGCGTAAATCTTGTTCAGGAAAGTGTGAATCAAAGAACACAGGAAGTTGTTATTGATGACGGTAGAGGTCGTTTCGTGGATCGAAATGGAGAATCAATTCAAAAACACGCAGAACCTTCGCTTGTATTATTTCCCTTTTTAAAAGAAACTTCATGGCCTGCAGAGGAATTGTCTAAAATTGTTAACATCTCAAGCGATGAACTAAAGGGACTAGTTTCGGGTACAAAAGAGCCAGTAGTTCTTTCTAAAGACGATGGACTTAGATTAACAAAAGCAGAATTAGAAAAAATAAATGAACTTGAGATACCTGGAGTATTTGGGATTTATCGACAAACTCTCTTAGACGAATCATTAGGCGAACATATAATCGGAATTACCGGTGAAAACGCTGAACGCTTGAGGGAAAAGTATCCAGATCGTACTGACTTATCTTATAAAACAAAAATTGGTGTAACAGGACTTGAAAAGGCATTTGATGAATTCTTATTGCCAGATGCAGAAACAAAACTTCTATACCATGTTGATGGAGACGGTCATCCTTTATTTGGAATTAATGTAAAATACATTGCTGATTCAAATCCTTTTTATCCTGTAACCGTTCAAACGACAATTGATAAAAATATACAGGAGATGGCGGAAAAAGTATTGGATAAACAAAAAGTTGAAAAAGGTGGACTTGTTTTACTGGACATTGAAAATAATGAGATCTTGTCAATGGTAAGCAGGCCAACGTTAAATCGTTCTGAATCAACTACGCTAACAAACTATATGTTACAGCCTCTTTTTCCTGGTTCAGTATTTAAAACTGTCATTTCTGCAGCAGCAATTGAATATGGTTTAGATGATGCTACAAGACAATTTAATTGTAGTTTAAATTTATATGGAGAAGATGATGGTGGTCAGGATGATGGACAACTTTCTTTTGAAAGAAGCTTCGCAAAAAGCTGTAATTATACTTTTACAACTTTAGCAGAGGAATTAATGGAAAAAGATAAAAATGTAATTGAAAATACTGCTGATAAATTAGGATTAATCGGGCCGGCTGGCTGGAGTGGTGAAGTATTCCATTATGAAAATTTTAAACAGCTGCCTGATGAAAAAACAGGTAATATTTGGGGAGATGAAAAAGATAAAAGTGTAGCAAAAGCTATTGATCAAACGGCTATTGGTCAAAAAAATGTAAAAATTACACCGCTTGCTATTGCAAATATGATGGCAACTATCGCAAGAGGCGGTCAAAAAGAACAAATAAAAATCGTAAAAAATATATTATATAAAAATGGAACAAATATGTTCTCATTTACGTCTAATTCTTTAGGAGGAGAAGAACTTTCACCAATTACTGCATCCAAGCTACAAAAACTTCTTCGATTAGTCGTCACAGACCCTGAGGGGACAGGTAGAAGGTTTCAAACTTCTTCTTTTGAGGTATCAGGTAAATCAGGGACAGCACAAACAGGGAAAAAAGATGAGAATGGTCATACATTATACAACAAATGGTTTGCGGGGTACTTTCCATCTTCTAATCCTAGATATGCACTGGTCGTAGTTGAAATGGATACAACAAGTGCTGAGGCCGGTACAAATGCAGCATTTTATGATGTTGCAGAAGAGATGTCTAAAATTGACGAACGAAAAAACTAA
- the greA gene encoding transcription elongation factor GreA: MAQEKVFPMTQEGKDKLEQELEYLKTVKRKEVVERIKIARSFGDLSENSEYDSAKEEQAFVEGRITTLENMIRNAKIIEGEADTSSVSLGRTVTFTELPDGEEETYTIVGSAEADPFEGKISNDSPIAKSLLGKKVDDEVTVQTPGGEMLVKIVNIS, translated from the coding sequence ATGGCACAAGAAAAAGTTTTTCCTATGACTCAGGAAGGTAAAGATAAGCTTGAGCAAGAGCTTGAATATTTGAAAACGGTTAAGCGAAAAGAAGTAGTAGAAAGAATTAAAATTGCGCGAAGCTTTGGAGATCTATCTGAGAACTCTGAGTATGATTCTGCAAAAGAAGAACAAGCATTTGTTGAAGGTCGTATTACAACATTAGAAAATATGATCCGAAATGCAAAAATCATCGAAGGTGAAGCAGATACAAGCTCCGTTTCATTAGGGCGTACTGTTACATTCACAGAGCTTCCAGACGGTGAGGAAGAAACATATACAATAGTTGGTAGTGCTGAAGCTGATCCTTTTGAAGGTAAAATTTCAAACGATTCTCCAATTGCGAAAAGTTTATTAGGTAAAAAGGTCGATGATGAAGTAACTGTTCAAACACCAGGCGGAGAAATGCTTGTTAAAATTGTGAACATTAGCTAA
- the udk gene encoding uridine kinase: MAKKPVVIGVAGGSGSGKTSVTKAIYEHFKGHSILMLEQDFYYKDQSHLPFEQRLNTNYDHPFAFDNDLLIEHLNMLLHHEAIEKPVYDYKLHTRSEDVIVVEPKDVIILEGILILEDERLRDLMDIKLFVDTDADLRIIRRILRDIKERGRSIDSVIEQYISVVRPMHNQFIEPTKRYADIIIPEGGQNMVAIDLMVTKIQTILELNAIL, translated from the coding sequence ATGGCAAAAAAACCGGTTGTCATTGGGGTTGCTGGAGGCTCAGGTTCTGGTAAGACGAGCGTTACAAAAGCAATCTACGAACATTTTAAAGGACACTCAATTTTAATGCTTGAACAAGATTTCTATTATAAAGATCAAAGTCATTTACCCTTTGAACAAAGGTTAAATACAAACTATGATCATCCATTTGCTTTTGATAATGATTTATTGATTGAGCATTTAAACATGTTACTACATCATGAAGCCATTGAAAAACCGGTTTATGACTATAAATTGCATACAAGATCTGAAGATGTTATTGTAGTAGAGCCAAAGGATGTTATCATCTTAGAAGGAATCCTTATCTTAGAGGATGAACGTTTACGTGATTTAATGGATATTAAGCTTTTCGTAGATACCGATGCAGATCTTAGAATTATTCGCCGTATCCTACGTGATATTAAAGAGCGTGGGCGTTCAATTGACTCAGTTATTGAACAATATATTTCTGTCGTCAGGCCCATGCATAATCAATTCATTGAACCTACAAAAAGATATGCAGATATAATCATCCCTGAAGGTGGACAAAATATGGTTGCAATTGACTTAATGGTAACAAAAATTCAAACAATTCTTGAACTAAATGCAATTTTGTAA